In Paraburkholderia bryophila, a single genomic region encodes these proteins:
- a CDS encoding phage tail assembly chaperone — MKFSPSMGSGYPEDVEYAELPADLIEVSDADWQSAMARPAGYTFTFSKDGVLSIYPPAEPTADDKAASARAQRDLIMSQCEWVVNRHRDQQDAGSGTSLSTAQYQTWLSYRQSLRDISKQPTWPTSVDWPTAPPAAAEPQE, encoded by the coding sequence ATGAAATTCTCTCCTTCCATGGGAAGCGGTTATCCCGAAGATGTCGAATACGCTGAGTTGCCCGCCGATCTGATTGAAGTATCAGACGCCGATTGGCAATCGGCAATGGCTCGGCCGGCTGGCTATACCTTTACGTTTTCTAAGGATGGAGTCCTTTCGATCTATCCGCCCGCGGAGCCTACCGCAGATGACAAAGCTGCTTCTGCTAGGGCGCAACGAGACCTGATCATGTCTCAATGCGAATGGGTCGTGAATAGGCATCGAGATCAGCAAGATGCTGGTTCGGGCACGTCCCTTTCTACCGCGCAGTATCAGACATGGCTTTCTTACCGCCAGTCGCTGCGCGACATTTCAAAACAGCCGACTTGGCCGACCTCTGTCGACTGGCCTACGGCACCCCCGGCTGCGGCCGAACCTCAGGAATAG
- a CDS encoding phage GP46 family protein: MADITISWDTANNRGDFTMSGPVLATGNDLQTAILISIFTDRMAQPGDVIPDGTNDPRGWWADDDVPIGSRIWLLRRAKQTQETLQKAYDYLAEALQWLVDDGVVARFDIACSWPRQSTLGAQIAAYKQNGTLLTTGLYTWAWAGIN, translated from the coding sequence ATGGCTGACATCACGATTTCCTGGGATACCGCGAACAACCGCGGCGATTTCACGATGTCGGGGCCCGTGCTGGCGACGGGTAACGACCTCCAGACCGCAATCCTCATCAGCATCTTCACCGATCGCATGGCACAGCCGGGCGATGTGATCCCGGATGGCACTAATGATCCGCGCGGTTGGTGGGCCGACGACGACGTGCCAATTGGTTCACGAATCTGGCTCTTGCGGCGCGCGAAGCAAACGCAGGAAACGCTTCAAAAAGCCTATGACTACCTCGCGGAAGCACTTCAGTGGCTTGTCGATGACGGCGTGGTAGCACGCTTCGACATCGCATGCTCGTGGCCGCGCCAGTCGACGCTGGGCGCTCAGATCGCTGCATACAAACAGAACGGCACGTTGCTGACTACTGGCCTTTACACCTGGGCATGGGCGGGGATTAACTGA
- a CDS encoding XRE family transcriptional regulator, whose translation MQYHPPSPEDLARLKDELGLSSAQMAELFGLSGGRHWRKYTGGAEPQGISPLPLFFAAARLELDETTIERVLQRMRRVGAAIDLSGGSLALDGEQ comes from the coding sequence ATGCAATATCACCCTCCATCGCCGGAAGACCTCGCTCGCCTGAAGGACGAATTGGGTCTGAGCAGCGCACAAATGGCCGAGCTGTTCGGCCTGTCTGGCGGCCGGCATTGGCGCAAGTACACGGGTGGAGCGGAGCCCCAGGGAATCAGTCCGCTCCCTCTGTTCTTCGCCGCTGCCCGTCTGGAACTAGACGAGACGACGATAGAACGCGTGCTGCAACGCATGCGCCGAGTCGGAGCCGCGATCGACTTGAGCGGCGGCTCCCTGGCGCTCGATGGAGAGCAGTAG
- a CDS encoding phage baseplate assembly protein V produces the protein MDSTGIERIFMRLRGMFGRGRATYVDDSGPVQKMQVRMNGLITSDNRLRLAEFGFTSNPPIGADVLALHIAGDNGAGAVFATNHQQSRPRGLAAGESMLYSQDGKSVYLTASGGIVVEARGQPVIVNDASNVTCNASGTLTVNAPNIVLNGNVQINGNIGQSGASGSKGTAQFTAPISAPDVLLPSGAVNSHDHYVPAAPGTSNVMAN, from the coding sequence ATGGATTCGACTGGAATCGAGCGCATCTTCATGCGGCTGCGTGGCATGTTCGGTCGCGGCCGTGCGACCTACGTCGACGACAGCGGACCCGTGCAGAAGATGCAGGTCCGTATGAATGGGCTGATCACCTCTGACAATAGGCTGCGCCTCGCCGAGTTTGGCTTCACTTCCAATCCACCGATCGGCGCCGACGTGCTCGCTCTCCATATTGCGGGCGATAACGGCGCGGGTGCCGTATTTGCGACGAATCACCAGCAGTCGCGTCCAAGGGGGCTCGCCGCTGGTGAATCGATGCTGTACAGCCAGGACGGCAAGTCGGTGTATCTCACTGCGAGCGGCGGTATTGTTGTCGAAGCCAGGGGGCAGCCGGTAATTGTCAACGACGCATCGAACGTCACATGCAACGCCAGCGGGACTCTTACGGTGAATGCTCCAAACATCGTGTTGAACGGAAACGTACAGATCAACGGAAACATCGGTCAAAGCGGGGCGTCTGGTAGCAAGGGGACTGCACAATTCACGGCGCCAATCAGCGCGCCCGACGTCCTTCTACCGAGCGGTGCGGTCAATTCCCACGACCACTACGTGCCAGCCGCACCCGGCACTTCGAATGTGATGGCGAACTAG
- a CDS encoding gp53-like domain-containing protein has product MYQTDQATAAASLPTPAAAGTQGFFTNGNPATGVAATILDADFMNMLMMELANIVTSAGLTLSKTTYNQVLAAIKRIGQNTLVLADTGTVNAYTASNATPLIAGTWVDGVVQAVKIAHTNTGASTYAPDGLTAIPIYGLGLQPLQGSELLLNGTAILMHATIAGVNSGNPICVLMECAGGTQQVPALYASGKINGTNNPNLLFNSSGEFGATGWTLGSFSQFVDTSGEIGSFFSNSGALAAYTFAVACQQVPIGAGQNVCLSMDVSNGASGTVQISLAAYTSGGSYISNIGTLSVPNSSLTRYSTTAQTPTNTAYVVPQLVMNGVTSSAFGIVFRRIKVEQGTTPSLYSQEANWAALGTGPNAAPIFVGAASASAHAVQLGQFVNSFVANGGYAKLPNGLIVQWGLAVSGSGGNVNVTFPIAFPNGFLRVIPGTASGNYVIGLGTATSTVVGMIAYLASSGVGTSGINIVWVALGY; this is encoded by the coding sequence ATGTACCAAACCGATCAGGCGACAGCCGCAGCATCGTTGCCCACGCCCGCGGCCGCCGGCACGCAAGGTTTCTTCACGAACGGAAATCCGGCAACTGGCGTAGCTGCGACGATTCTCGATGCCGACTTCATGAATATGCTCATGATGGAGCTGGCGAACATCGTCACCAGCGCAGGCCTGACGTTGAGCAAGACGACCTACAACCAGGTGCTTGCCGCGATCAAGCGCATTGGCCAGAACACGCTCGTGCTCGCGGACACGGGTACCGTCAATGCGTACACCGCATCCAATGCGACGCCGCTCATCGCCGGCACATGGGTCGACGGTGTCGTGCAAGCGGTCAAGATCGCACACACGAACACCGGAGCGTCGACGTATGCGCCTGACGGCCTGACCGCAATCCCGATCTATGGCCTCGGCCTGCAGCCGTTGCAAGGGAGCGAGCTGCTTCTCAACGGTACCGCTATCCTCATGCACGCGACCATCGCAGGCGTGAATAGCGGAAATCCGATCTGCGTTCTGATGGAGTGCGCGGGCGGTACGCAGCAAGTGCCGGCGCTCTATGCATCAGGCAAAATCAACGGCACCAACAACCCGAACCTGCTATTCAATAGCTCGGGTGAATTCGGGGCCACTGGTTGGACCCTGGGTTCTTTTTCCCAGTTCGTTGACACGAGTGGTGAGATCGGCAGTTTCTTTTCGAACTCTGGGGCTTTGGCCGCCTATACGTTCGCAGTTGCCTGCCAACAAGTGCCGATCGGAGCCGGCCAGAATGTCTGTCTGTCGATGGACGTTTCGAATGGCGCGTCGGGTACCGTGCAGATTTCTCTCGCGGCGTACACCTCGGGCGGTAGCTATATTTCCAATATCGGAACGTTATCCGTTCCCAACTCCTCACTCACCCGCTATTCGACAACTGCCCAGACGCCGACGAATACCGCATATGTTGTCCCGCAGTTGGTTATGAACGGCGTTACCTCGTCCGCTTTCGGTATTGTTTTCCGGCGCATCAAGGTTGAGCAAGGCACCACTCCTTCTCTTTATTCGCAAGAAGCAAACTGGGCAGCGCTAGGCACGGGCCCCAACGCGGCCCCAATCTTCGTTGGTGCAGCGTCGGCTTCGGCACATGCGGTGCAACTGGGGCAATTCGTCAATTCGTTTGTGGCGAACGGGGGCTATGCCAAATTGCCGAACGGTTTGATTGTTCAATGGGGCCTCGCGGTCTCTGGCTCCGGCGGGAACGTCAACGTCACATTCCCGATCGCATTCCCAAATGGATTCCTTCGCGTAATACCGGGCACCGCGTCCGGGAACTACGTGATAGGCCTCGGCACAGCTACATCGACAGTAGTCGGGATGATCGCCTATCTCGCATCGAGCGGTGTGGGGACGAGCGGCATCAACATCGTTTGGGTTGCCTTAGGGTATTGA
- a CDS encoding baseplate J/gp47 family protein, with translation MPFARPTLTQLRAQVAADIQASPNGSDPLLRFSALKVLGTALAGLANLQYGYTDWVSLQSNPFTATEEFLEAWAALKGIYREAATQAGSVTPGQVTFPASSSTASIPIGSPLTRGDGVAFTTTSLGVVVGNSVTVNAVANADPTGLTGAFGNCAVGTVMNLGTAIAGISSTGSVTTAFTGGADVEIDASLRPRMLFAYQNPPQGGAVKDYITWASEVNGVTRAWCNANGFGAGTVVVYTMFDVTEALNGGFPQGVNGVATLETRGTPTATLDLLTVANWIYPLRPATALVWSVAPMQQVVNFTISGTASFSAATKAAIQSAISGIFVLYGSPLSTTAGQNGTIYLSYIESAIAAISGTQGFVIAAPTGNIVGTTGQLPVLGTITWNP, from the coding sequence ATGCCTTTCGCACGACCAACACTCACGCAGCTACGCGCGCAGGTGGCCGCCGACATTCAGGCGAGCCCGAACGGATCAGATCCGCTCCTACGATTCTCCGCGCTTAAGGTTCTCGGCACCGCGCTCGCCGGCCTCGCGAATCTGCAGTACGGCTACACCGACTGGGTTTCGCTGCAATCGAACCCATTCACGGCGACGGAAGAGTTCCTCGAGGCATGGGCGGCGCTGAAGGGCATCTATCGCGAAGCGGCCACGCAGGCCGGTTCGGTGACTCCGGGTCAGGTGACGTTCCCCGCATCGTCGAGCACGGCGTCGATTCCGATCGGCTCGCCATTGACGCGCGGCGACGGTGTTGCATTCACGACCACGTCGCTTGGCGTGGTGGTTGGCAATTCTGTGACGGTCAACGCAGTGGCGAACGCGGACCCAACGGGGCTGACTGGCGCGTTTGGCAACTGCGCCGTCGGCACGGTGATGAATCTCGGCACCGCGATTGCGGGCATTTCGTCGACGGGCTCTGTCACGACCGCCTTCACCGGCGGCGCCGACGTCGAAATTGATGCGAGCCTCCGTCCGCGAATGCTGTTCGCGTACCAGAACCCGCCTCAGGGCGGAGCAGTGAAGGACTACATCACCTGGGCGAGTGAGGTCAATGGCGTGACGCGCGCGTGGTGCAACGCGAACGGTTTCGGCGCGGGAACGGTCGTCGTGTACACGATGTTCGACGTGACTGAAGCGCTGAACGGCGGATTCCCGCAAGGCGTCAATGGCGTTGCGACGCTCGAGACGCGCGGCACGCCGACGGCGACATTGGATCTGTTGACGGTGGCGAACTGGATCTATCCACTTCGGCCTGCAACGGCGCTGGTGTGGTCAGTTGCGCCGATGCAGCAAGTTGTGAATTTCACGATCAGCGGAACAGCCAGCTTCTCGGCTGCGACGAAGGCCGCAATCCAATCTGCAATCTCCGGGATTTTTGTGCTTTATGGCTCACCGTTGAGCACGACAGCAGGGCAGAACGGAACGATCTATCTGTCCTATATCGAATCGGCAATCGCGGCCATTTCCGGTACGCAAGGCTTCGTTATAGCGGCGCCGACCGGAAACATCGTCGGAACGACAGGGCAGCTCCCCGTACTCGGCACGATTACCTGGAATCCGTAA
- a CDS encoding tetratricopeptide repeat-containing sulfotransferase family protein, whose protein sequence is MKHDPQPATASEWCAEGEACAARGDLEGALQRFDTARALDPANAIVQERRAATLAVLNRFPDAVQAYRAAIALDPLNADTYHGLGWCFEQMHRLEPALDAYREAVRLNPKADGSHNNLGNCLHALGRFDEAHEAYRHAIEAAPMAPLYYRNFVQSKRLAVDDPVFAAMEHLANHADSMTRENQSEIHFAYGQALSDMGRNDESFDQFLMANALRRPGVRYVEAEALSLFSHLPQLLGAEVLAAKGGLGDASAAPIFIVGMPRSGSTLIEQILASHPKVFGAGERTEFGEALVSGIHRGLGDPLRIDIEGLPHADAAPLHALGADYLRRMHEALPEIQSTMPGGERYKHFVDKYPFNFINIGLIHLALPNARFIHSSRSPLQTCLSIFSRVFHDVPFGYDLGELGRYYRAYDALMKHWQSVLPEGVMIEVKYEELVDDLEGHVRRILAHCGLDWDERCLSFHQTTRQVSTASATQVRRPIYKTSLQRWQPRRALLQPLFDGLGPELAAGESDVNVAPGTVNADHPERPA, encoded by the coding sequence ATGAAGCACGATCCACAACCGGCTACCGCATCCGAATGGTGCGCCGAAGGCGAAGCCTGCGCCGCGCGCGGCGACCTCGAAGGCGCGCTGCAGCGCTTCGACACTGCGCGCGCGCTCGACCCCGCCAACGCCATCGTCCAGGAGCGCCGCGCTGCGACGCTCGCCGTTCTGAACCGCTTTCCCGACGCCGTGCAGGCGTACCGCGCAGCGATCGCGCTCGATCCGCTCAACGCGGATACGTATCACGGCCTCGGCTGGTGCTTCGAGCAGATGCACCGGCTCGAACCGGCGCTGGACGCGTATCGCGAAGCCGTGCGCCTCAATCCGAAGGCCGACGGTTCGCACAACAATCTGGGCAACTGTCTGCATGCGCTCGGCCGTTTCGACGAAGCGCACGAAGCCTATCGTCACGCGATCGAAGCCGCGCCCATGGCGCCGCTCTATTACCGCAACTTCGTGCAGTCCAAGCGTCTCGCCGTCGACGATCCGGTGTTCGCGGCAATGGAGCATCTGGCGAACCATGCCGATTCGATGACGCGGGAGAATCAGTCGGAGATTCACTTCGCGTACGGTCAGGCGCTGTCCGACATGGGCCGCAACGACGAATCGTTCGACCAGTTCCTGATGGCCAATGCGCTGCGCCGCCCCGGCGTGCGTTATGTCGAAGCGGAGGCGTTGAGCCTGTTTTCGCACTTGCCGCAGTTGCTCGGCGCGGAGGTGCTGGCGGCCAAAGGCGGGTTAGGCGATGCGTCGGCGGCGCCGATTTTTATCGTCGGTATGCCGCGCTCGGGGTCCACGCTGATCGAACAGATTCTGGCGAGTCATCCGAAGGTGTTCGGCGCCGGCGAGCGCACGGAATTCGGCGAGGCGCTGGTGAGCGGCATCCACCGAGGCTTAGGCGATCCGTTGAGGATCGATATCGAAGGGTTGCCGCACGCCGATGCCGCGCCGTTGCACGCGCTCGGCGCGGACTATCTGCGGCGTATGCACGAAGCGTTGCCGGAAATCCAGAGTACGATGCCGGGCGGCGAGCGCTACAAGCATTTCGTCGACAAATATCCGTTCAACTTCATCAACATCGGGCTGATTCATCTGGCACTGCCGAACGCGCGATTCATTCATAGCAGCCGTTCGCCGTTGCAGACCTGCCTGTCGATTTTTTCGCGAGTCTTTCATGACGTGCCGTTCGGTTACGATCTCGGCGAACTGGGCCGTTACTACCGCGCCTACGATGCGTTGATGAAGCATTGGCAAAGCGTGCTACCCGAGGGCGTGATGATCGAAGTCAAATACGAAGAGCTGGTCGACGATCTGGAAGGGCATGTGCGCCGCATCCTCGCGCATTGCGGGCTCGACTGGGACGAGCGCTGCCTCTCGTTTCATCAGACCACGCGTCAGGTGAGCACGGCCAGCGCAACGCAGGTACGTCGTCCGATCTACAAAACTTCGTTGCAGCGCTGGCAGCCGAGGCGGGCGCTGCTGCAGCCGTTGTTTGACGGTCTGGGTCCGGAGCTGGCGGCCGGTGAGTCCGACGTGAACGTCGCGCCCGGCACGGTAAATGCAGACCACCCGGAGCGCCCGGCATGA
- a CDS encoding DUF1353 domain-containing protein, giving the protein MSAFLTELQVELVSDATNSGRGTWRLTSPLVYQSAVAKLKFTVPVGFETDFASVPRTPVAFLLTADSAHEASALHDWLYTEHPVAREVADAVLREASLVTGVPAWRAFLMWAGVRAFGWSHWGSGPATA; this is encoded by the coding sequence GTGAGCGCCTTCCTGACCGAGCTGCAAGTTGAGCTTGTCAGCGATGCGACCAACAGCGGGCGAGGGACGTGGCGCCTGACGTCGCCGCTGGTGTATCAGTCGGCCGTGGCGAAGCTGAAATTCACGGTGCCCGTAGGCTTCGAGACAGACTTCGCCTCGGTGCCGCGGACGCCCGTCGCGTTCCTGTTGACAGCCGACAGCGCGCACGAAGCGTCCGCGCTGCATGACTGGCTCTATACCGAGCACCCAGTCGCGCGCGAGGTGGCTGACGCCGTCTTGCGCGAGGCGTCGCTCGTGACCGGCGTGCCGGCGTGGCGCGCATTCCTGATGTGGGCTGGCGTGCGCGCGTTCGGTTGGTCGCATTGGGGTAGCGGGCCAGCGACGGCCTAG
- a CDS encoding glycoside hydrolase family 19 protein, with protein sequence MNLTSTIIAAGCGATQLRAAQWLQPIQAACDKYRIVEPLDVAAFLATTGVESARLVYTREIWGPTLAQQAYEPPSTKASELGNTQPGDGRLFCGRGLIQITGRRNYTLAAVSLDLDLLNHPELLEQAGNAAMSAGWYWFNRKLSALGVDGNFLGVSRAVNLGNATSKAMPNGYTERLALYGAAKKALGIS encoded by the coding sequence ATGAACCTCACATCAACAATCATCGCGGCCGGTTGCGGCGCGACACAGTTGCGCGCGGCACAGTGGCTTCAACCGATCCAGGCGGCATGCGACAAGTATCGGATCGTCGAGCCGCTAGACGTCGCGGCGTTTCTGGCAACGACGGGCGTGGAGTCTGCGCGACTGGTCTATACGCGCGAGATCTGGGGGCCGACATTGGCGCAGCAGGCGTATGAGCCACCGTCGACCAAGGCGAGCGAACTAGGCAATACCCAACCGGGCGACGGGCGTCTTTTCTGCGGTCGCGGCCTGATCCAGATCACCGGCCGGCGCAATTACACGCTCGCTGCGGTCAGCCTTGATCTCGATCTTTTGAACCATCCGGAATTGCTTGAGCAAGCGGGCAACGCGGCAATGTCGGCAGGCTGGTACTGGTTCAACCGGAAGCTGAGCGCGCTTGGTGTCGACGGCAACTTCCTTGGCGTGTCGCGCGCGGTGAATCTCGGCAATGCGACGTCGAAGGCGATGCCGAACGGCTACACCGAGCGTCTCGCGCTCTACGGCGCCGCAAAGAAGGCATTGGGGATCTCTTAA
- a CDS encoding SGNH/GDSL hydrolase family protein — protein sequence MYGDSTMAGYTYPNGPCGAAGTGACDPSTAVITPDNAPYNMAASLAAQLIPVTVSNQGVSGAELSDLIAGRHGYAQSWAQTLPSLNARIAVANYAINDLGRGDETPELYGQYLAAWVDSVRAAGMIPVLEEPNPVCRPGYENLPAYVGQMDSVAAQKNVPLIDQYSYLLSLPNWQGMLSDCMHPKPEMYEIKGKREAQIIGPIAASLGS from the coding sequence ATGTACGGCGACTCGACAATGGCTGGCTATACCTATCCGAACGGTCCATGCGGAGCGGCCGGGACCGGCGCGTGCGACCCGTCGACAGCCGTGATCACTCCGGACAACGCGCCATACAACATGGCGGCGTCGCTGGCTGCACAGCTCATACCCGTTACGGTTTCGAATCAGGGAGTCAGCGGCGCCGAGCTGTCCGATCTGATCGCGGGGCGCCATGGCTACGCGCAGTCATGGGCGCAGACGCTTCCCTCGCTTAACGCCAGGATCGCCGTGGCCAATTACGCGATCAACGATCTCGGGCGCGGCGATGAAACGCCGGAACTCTACGGGCAATATCTTGCGGCATGGGTGGACAGCGTGCGAGCAGCGGGCATGATTCCGGTGCTCGAAGAGCCGAACCCAGTTTGTCGCCCAGGCTATGAAAATCTACCCGCCTATGTGGGTCAGATGGATTCGGTCGCGGCGCAAAAAAACGTGCCTCTGATCGACCAGTATTCTTATTTGCTGTCTCTCCCCAACTGGCAGGGAATGCTCAGTGATTGCATGCACCCGAAGCCGGAGATGTATGAAATCAAGGGTAAGCGCGAAGCGCAGATAATCGGCCCGATCGCTGCCTCACTCGGATCATGA
- a CDS encoding YmfQ family protein, translating into MTAPNYQASDFTTALQACMPRGLVWPRDPTAVQAQVVAGLAPTWARHTAANNALLVDAFPLTSVELLPQWEASLGLPDPCAGPSPTLQGRQQQVVARLTNSGGQSVPYFIGYAKTLGYTVTVTEFTPFRIGQQRMGSQLGTQDWAFTWQINSPLNTVTYFNIGTSYVGQALASWGNAVLQCELTEIKPAHTYLNFAYH; encoded by the coding sequence ATGACAGCGCCTAACTATCAGGCGTCCGACTTCACCACGGCGCTTCAGGCATGCATGCCTAGGGGCTTGGTGTGGCCGCGCGATCCGACGGCCGTACAGGCTCAGGTCGTCGCCGGCCTCGCTCCGACGTGGGCGCGGCATACCGCAGCAAACAACGCGCTTCTCGTCGATGCATTTCCGCTGACGTCGGTTGAGCTTCTGCCTCAGTGGGAGGCGTCGCTCGGTTTGCCAGATCCATGCGCCGGCCCATCACCGACGCTTCAGGGTCGGCAGCAGCAGGTTGTTGCGCGCCTCACGAATAGCGGAGGCCAGTCAGTTCCGTATTTCATCGGCTATGCCAAGACGTTGGGCTACACGGTGACCGTTACCGAGTTCACGCCGTTCCGAATTGGTCAGCAGCGCATGGGTAGTCAACTGGGCACCCAGGACTGGGCTTTTACTTGGCAGATCAATTCCCCGCTTAACACCGTGACGTATTTCAACATTGGCACCTCGTACGTCGGCCAGGCGCTGGCGAGTTGGGGCAATGCCGTCTTGCAGTGCGAGCTCACGGAAATCAAGCCCGCACACACCTATTTGAACTTCGCATATCACTAA
- a CDS encoding phage baseplate assembly protein, with protein sequence MDDEITLRVSTCTRNLNAALGQPTYTTSNTRNITGWLGVRLSRGIERCPSDFEVSFTEPYENVSDVDVQEGDQVEVLLGADKVLSGFVDRYLPSYNAREHTIRITGRSKCQDLVDCSAKWTGGQLLNMPLLQIAQTLCGVYGVPVALADGANQGDPIPQLNIMVGEPIYDVLERLCRFRALLLYDQPDGSLLLSGIGTQQAACGFKEGVNVLSASALNSMDGRFSDYDAVRQSLDTCEDIGDGGNLIASVRDATVQRLRYRAIVAESVFGGQDVAAQRAQWEMARRYGRSYAVQVATDSWRDSAGVLWTPNTLVPIDLPKLKLKQQRWLISDVTYKRGADGTTADVVVMPPAAFYQQPIILNPLAPDVNMVN encoded by the coding sequence ATGGATGACGAGATCACCCTCAGGGTGTCGACGTGTACACGAAACCTCAATGCAGCACTGGGGCAACCTACGTACACGACGTCTAACACCCGGAACATCACAGGGTGGCTAGGAGTCCGGTTGTCGCGCGGGATTGAGCGATGCCCGTCGGATTTTGAGGTCTCATTCACCGAGCCTTATGAGAACGTGTCGGACGTGGACGTGCAAGAGGGCGACCAGGTTGAGGTGCTGCTCGGCGCGGACAAGGTGCTGTCCGGTTTCGTCGACCGATACCTGCCGAGTTACAACGCGCGGGAGCACACCATCCGCATTACTGGTCGCAGCAAATGCCAGGATCTTGTCGATTGTTCGGCGAAGTGGACGGGCGGTCAGTTGCTGAATATGCCGTTGCTCCAGATTGCGCAAACTTTGTGTGGCGTTTATGGCGTGCCGGTCGCGTTGGCCGACGGCGCCAATCAAGGCGATCCGATACCGCAGCTCAACATCATGGTCGGCGAGCCGATCTACGACGTGCTTGAACGGCTGTGCCGGTTTCGCGCGCTTCTGCTGTACGACCAGCCCGACGGCAGTCTGTTGCTCTCCGGCATCGGCACCCAACAAGCCGCGTGCGGATTCAAGGAAGGCGTGAACGTGCTCTCTGCGAGTGCGCTGAACAGCATGGACGGCCGCTTCTCCGACTATGACGCTGTCCGGCAGAGCCTCGACACGTGCGAGGACATCGGCGATGGCGGAAATCTGATTGCGAGCGTGCGTGATGCGACCGTTCAGCGGTTGCGCTATCGAGCGATCGTCGCTGAGTCAGTATTCGGCGGTCAGGACGTCGCTGCGCAGCGTGCGCAATGGGAGATGGCGCGGCGTTATGGGCGCTCTTATGCTGTGCAGGTGGCCACGGATAGCTGGCGCGATTCGGCGGGCGTGCTGTGGACGCCCAACACACTCGTGCCGATCGATCTTCCGAAGCTGAAGCTAAAGCAGCAGAGGTGGTTGATCTCGGATGTGACATACAAGCGTGGGGCAGATGGCACAACGGCGGATGTCGTCGTCATGCCGCCGGCCGCCTTCTATCAGCAACCGATCATTCTCAATCCGCTTGCGCCCGACGTGAACATGGTGAACTGA